The genomic region TATGGGGAAGGGGAAGATGGGCCTGATCTTCGGAAACGCCTGCCCGCTGATGGAGGTCATGGGCGACCTCGTTATGGGGTGGCAGCTCCTCTGGCAGTCGACAATTACCTACCCGAAGCTCCAGGAGCTGACCGGAGGCGCCACTGGGGACGCCCTGAAGGCGAAGATCAAGGACAGCTCCGAGGCGGCCTTCTACGCCGGGAAGCTCAACGCCGCGGGCTACTACCTCGGAAACCTCCTTGCCAGGACAGCCGGCAAGATCAAGGCCATTAAGACCGAGGAGGACGGCTACCTCGAAATCGCAGACGAGAGCTTCAGCTCATAGCGCCGGCGGGGACGGGAATGGGAAACGGGGGAAACGTGAAATGCCCGTCACTGATTGTTATGTAAGCGAAAAGGGGCCCCGGAATTGTCGGGGCCCTTTTTTATACTCATAGTTTGCGGCCAAAACTTTATTACATATTACAATTACAGATCGGCATCAGAAACCAAAAAAGGCTCCGGGATACCCTGGGCCTTTTTTATTATTGATTGAAATCGGTGGGGAAAACCACTCACCCTCTTTCATGAACAACCCACGTTATGTATACACCTTTACACCTCACCCGAACCTGAAAACCGACCGACAAAACATTAAAGCGGGAAGAATCGACGGGCCGAGCTCTCCCGGCTAATCCGCGGCGTGAACCGTCAAGACCGGGCACTTTGCGAGCCTGACCACCTTCTCCGTCACCGAGCCCAGGACAAAATGCCTGAACCCCGTCTCCCCGTGCGTCCCGATGACTATCAGATTTGCGCCCTTCTCAACAGCCGTCTCGACTATGGTCTCGGCCGCCTTTCCCCTCCCGATGATCAGCTCCGGAGAGGCCTTTTCCCCAATCTTGTCCTTGACCACCGTCTCGAGGGTTATCATCGCCATCTCCTCCAGCTTTTCCTGATAGAGGGGGACGTCGATGGCGGGATTTGTAGGCAGGGCCGGGAGGACGGGGATCTCCTCCACCACGTGCAGAATCATGAGGGACGCCTTGAACTTCTCGGCCATCTCCCGTGCCGCGATCAGCGCCTTGAAGGATGGATCGCTGAAATCGGTGGTACATAAAATCTTCTTTATAGGAAACATGGATAACCTCCGTATTTGTTGGGGAACCGAGAAAAATCCGCCGACCCCCATAAAATCTTTTATATACGAAATCTCCTGCCTTGTCAAATGACGATTCATCGAGGATCGAAATTTAGCAAAAATAGCTTTACATACGACCCCCCATAATATATCCTCACAGTAAACAGGCCTTCTACAAAAAAGAGCTAAATGCCATGATACCCCTGAAAGACAACGTCCCATCGCAGAGGATACCGTTCGTAAACTACATCCTCATCGGCCTCAACGTCCTGGTCTTCTTCGTTGAGCTGGCCCAGGGGCAGCAGATCAACGAGTTTATATACCGCTTCGGCCTCGTCCCCTCCTGGGTGACGGCCGGGATCTACGGGCCGAGATACGAGATCCTCCCATTCTTCACGTCTATGTTTCTCCACGGCGGCTGGATGCACATCATCGGGAATATGCTCTTTCTGTGGATCTTCGGCGACAACGTGGAGGACAGGATGGGGCACTTCTTCTACGTGCTCTTCTACCTCGGCTCCGGGATCGGGGCGAGCCTCCTCCACATAGCCACGGCGCCCGGCTCCACGATCCCCACCGTGGGGGCGAGCGGCGCCATCGCCGGGGTGATGGGCGCCTACCTCGTCCTCTACCCCAGGGCCAGGGTCCTCACCGCCGTGATAATCATATACATCATCCGCACGATGGAGATACCGGCGATCGTCTTTTTAGGGCTGTGGTTCCTGATGCAGTTCATCATGGGTATAGCCACCGCCGCCTCCACCGGCGCCACCGGCGGGATAGCCTTCTGGGCGCACGTGGGGGGGTTCGTTGTGGGGATCGCCGGCGGCGGGATCGCAAAGCTATTCACCCGGGGCGGCCGCCCGAGGAGGCTCTCCGGGCGCCCCGACGTCGAGGTGATCACCAAGGAGGGGAAGAGATATTGGCATTGAATTGACTGTATATATTTTGTATAATGCAAAGACAGAAAGTATAAAAATCCCATAAAATGTGAATAGAAAGCAATGAAATTTAAACTCTTAATAAGTTAAATCTGATATTTTTTAAATAAGAAACCAAGGAGAATATTCTTGAGAATTGTTGCGGTTTATTCCCATCTAAACGGTCTTGAGCATATAAAAGTTCATAAAGAATATATCTGGACTGAAATACAGGACGTGATAGCACAAACTAATGCAGAACTTTGTAAAACTAAAGTGTCAAAAGAAAAAACGATGAAAGGTAAGCTGCTGTATTCCCCTGATGACATGAATAAATCAATCAGATCGGCATTTGAAAAGCGAGAATGGAAGCAGCAACGAACATCATATTGGGTAACTGAAGATGCCAAATTAATAAGAAAAACAATGAAAATGCCCCCAGAAGAGCAAAAGGCGGAAATATTAGCCTCCGGACACAAAGCGATTTATTCCTACAACCAAACAGATTTTGTTAAAGAACGTGTAGCTGTAGAAGTTCAATTTGGGAAATATTCTTTTGTCGCATACGATCTTTTTGTGAAACATATGGCATTCTACGTGGGTGATTTAATCGATGTTGGTGTTGAAATACTGCCAATGAAGGAATTACAGGCCGAGATGTCTTCAGGGCCAGGCTATTATGAAAGTGAGCTTTATAACCTTATTAGAGAGGGAAGAGGAGTCCCCGCAGTTCCGTTGATTTTGGTAGGTGTAGCACAATAGATAAATACCTAAATAATTTTAGATATATTTTTTCAATTTACACAGTTGAGTCTTTGATGAAGAATATTGGTTTTACATCAAATTTCGACTTAAATGCAAATGTCGTCCTTTTTGAAGGAGATTGTCTCGATTTGCTTTCTCAAATACCAAACGGGTTGATTAAGCTGGTCGTCACCTCACCACCCTACAATCTTGGGAAACCTTATGAAAAACGCCTTGATTTGGAAGAATATTTAAATCAACAACGAAAGGTTATTAAAGAATGTTACAGAGTTTTAAATGATCACGGCAGCATATGCTGGCAGATCGGCAATTTTGTAGATAATGGCGAAATAATACCTCTTGACATTGTCTTATATCCTATTTTTAGCGAATTGGGTTTAAAGCTGAGAAATCGGATAGTGTGGCATTTTGGTCATGGTTTACACGCTTCAAAGAGGTTTTCAGGCAGATACGAGGTAATATTGTGGTTCACCAAAGGAAATGACTATACTTTTAACCTTGATCCTATTCGTGTCCCTCAAAAGTACCCCGAAAAAAAGCACTTTAAAGGCCCGAAAAGAGGACAACTATCAGGGAATCCCCTAGGGAAAAATCCCACCGATATATGGGAGATACCAAATGTCAAGGCAAATCATATCGAAAAGACAATGCATCCTTGCCAATTCCCAGTCGAATTGATTGAAAGACTTGTCCTTGCAATGACAGATGAAGGAGACTGGGTATTCGATCCCTTTATTGGCGTTGGCACTACTGCAATTGCCTCGATTATCCACAACAGGAGAGCAATCGGCGCGGAAGTAATGCCGGAATACATAGAGATAGCTAAAGAACGCTTAAATCTTGCGGAGAAGGGCGAATTAAAAGTAAGACCGATTGACAGATCTGTTTATGATCCCAAAACTCCCAAGAAAAATATACCGCCAAAAATTATAAAGCTCTGGCCTGAACCATCACAGGAAGATCTGTTTGAAAAAGAAATTGAACGCGGAAGAGAAAAAAAGTAGTCTTAGCTATACTTTTTTCCCCACTTATAACAGCGTCCCCACATCCGTCGAAGCCCACGACTACTACGACATTGCGATGACGAGGGAGCTTGAGATAAGGAAGAACCTCAACCTCAACGACGACGAGACGGGGATATTCGAGACAGCGGTTTAGCCCGCCCGACCTTGTTTACCCCCCCCTCCCCCATCAATCCCATCAAACCGTCCCCCAAAAACTTTTTTCAGCAACCCCCATTTTTCCCTTGACACGAAACCTCAGGAACGTATACTGAACAAGAAAATTAGTCAATTGACTAATATATGGGTCAGTCAACTAACAAAGGTAATCAATAGCATTGAGAGCGACAATGAAGCCGAAAAAAATATCGGACATAAGAAAGCAGGAGATAGTGGAGAGCTTCTACCAGGTGATGAAAAAGGAGGGGTTCAAGGGCTCCTCCATCGCCAAGATAGCCAAGCACATGGAGGTTCACCCCAGCCTCATCACCCATTACTACAAGAAGAAAGACGACCTTGTCCTCGATCTCGTGGATAACCTCCTTTCCCGATACGAGGAGATGTACGCCGTCAGGTTTGAGAACGTAACCGACCCTAAAATGCGATTTCGCCTGCTGCTCGATCTCGTATTCGGGCCGGAGTGGGGGCCCCTGATCGACAACCGGGTCTTCTTCGAGTGCTACTCATTGAGCCTTAGGGACGGGCGTCTGAAAGACCGCCTCAAAAAGATGTACCTGCGTTTTAAAAAAATATTAATAGTGGAGATTAACTCCTATATGGAGCACGGCGTTATAAGGGGGATCGACCCGAACAAGGCCGCGAACTTCATCATAGCCTTGGTCGAGGGGATCGATTATTACAGAAACATCCTGGATGATGAAAACAGGGTTCAGCTGGATGAGCTCAGGCAATACCTGAAGGAGATAGTCGTAAACACGCTTGAAAAGCAATAAGGAGGACCAATGATAACTTATTATTCTTTTTTAGGAGGTAATTATTATGTTTTCGTTGAAAGACAAGGTTTCCGTGATAACGGGGGGAGCCTCCGGCCTCGGCAAGGCGACGGCCGAGAGATTCGCAAAGGCTGGGGCGAAGGTGGTCGTCGCGGACATCCAGGACGGTGAGAGCGTGGCCAAAAGCGCCGGCGGCATGTACGTCAAGACCGACGTCTCCAAAGAGAAGGAGGTCAAGGCGTTAATGGAAAAGGCCGCCGGGAAGTTCGGGAAGATCGACATCGTCATAAACAACGCCGGGATTGAAGGGACAACCGGGATGGTCACCGACATCAAGGAGGAGGACCTCGACAGCGGCATCAACGTCAACCTCAAGGGTGTGCTATGGGGGATAAAGCACGCCGTCCCCCACATGACCGTCGGAGGCTCCATCGTCAACACCGCTTCCTACGCCGGGGCCTTCGGCACGCCCACCTACGGGATCTACGTGATAACGAAGGCCTCGATCATCGCTTTAACCAAGACCGCGGCGCTGGAGCTGGCGCCCATGGGTATCCGTGTAAACGCCATCTGCCCCAGCACAATGGACACCCCGATGGCCTACGTGGAGGGTGCGGAGATAGAGCTCAAGGTCTCCACGATGCTTCAGGCGATCGAGCGTTTGGGGACGCCGGAGGAGGCGGCGGCCCTCTTTCACTTCTTGGCGGCGGAGGAGAGCGCCTTCATCACCGGCCAGGCGATAATGCTGGACGGGGGACTGAGCGCCGGCCCGGCCCTGGGGATGGTGGGAGTCCTCTACGAGAAGGCCATGGGAGAGCCGCTGGACCTGGAATCGATGAAAAAGTGAGTGTGGACCGTGTTTTATTGATAGCATTATTAACAACACAAATTTCTTATTTAAAGGAGGATTATCATGGCAACAATAACCGGAGGAGAGCTTATAGTAAAGTGTCTCAAGAAGGAGGGCGTGAAGAGGATTTTTGCAATCATCGATGCGTTTTACAATCCGGTCATCGCAAACGTGGGGAAGTACGACATCCGCTGGATAGGCCCCAGGCACGAGGCGGCCGCCGTCCACATGGCGGAGGGGGTGTTCAAGACGACAGGGGAGATCCCGGTAGTCATGGCGGGCGCCGGGCCCGGAACGGCCAATCTCCTGTCAGGGATGATATGCGCCAGGGAGGAGGGGGTGCCGGTAGTCGCCATCTCGTCCCAGTGCCGCCAGGAGGTCATATATCCATGCAAGCCGGGTGTCTTTCAGGGAACGGAGCAGTACGACTTTTTCAAGCCGGTGACGAAGTGGAACGCCGTTGTCCACTCCTGGGAGCGGATCCCGGAAATCATCCAGCGGGCGTTCAGGGAGGCGGTGTCGGGAAGGCCCGGCCCCGTCCATGTCGATGTCCCCTATACCGTGTCTTACGCCGAGGGTGAAGAGTCGAAGGTAAGGATCCTGGAACCCCACCAGTACAGGGCGACCGCCCCGGAGCCCTCGGAGAAGCAGATCGAGGAGGTGGCAAAGCTCATCAAGGGCGCCAAAAATCCCCTCCTCATGGCGGGTACGGGCGTTCTCAACTCCGGCGGGTGGGAAGATTTTATGGGTCTCGTTGAGCTCCTCAACTGCCCCGCCACCACCACCATGGCCGCCAGGTCGGCAATACCGAACGATCACTCCAACTACATCTTCGGGTACGGGAAAGGGGCGCTGACCGCCAGGACGGAGGCGGACGTCGTCCTCGCCGTAGGGACAAGGCTCGGCGACATGGACCTCCCGTTCAAGAAGTACTGGGGCGATCCGGACAAGCAGAAAATAATCCAGGTGGACATCGATCCGAGAAACATCGGCGCAAACTGGCCCATTCACATGGGGGTCGTGGGCGACGCAAAGGCGATGGTAAAGGCGCTCGGCGGCAAGCTCAAGGAGATGGGGGTAAAGCCCTCGGACGGCAAGATGGTAAAACAGTATAAGGACATGGATGACGAGTGGTGGCAGGAGCAGACGGGACACATCAAGGACTACG from Candidatus Zymogenus saltonus harbors:
- a CDS encoding SDR family oxidoreductase translates to MFSLKDKVSVITGGASGLGKATAERFAKAGAKVVVADIQDGESVAKSAGGMYVKTDVSKEKEVKALMEKAAGKFGKIDIVINNAGIEGTTGMVTDIKEEDLDSGINVNLKGVLWGIKHAVPHMTVGGSIVNTASYAGAFGTPTYGIYVITKASIIALTKTAALELAPMGIRVNAICPSTMDTPMAYVEGAEIELKVSTMLQAIERLGTPEEAAALFHFLAAEESAFITGQAIMLDGGLSAGPALGMVGVLYEKAMGEPLDLESMKK
- a CDS encoding restriction endonuclease produces the protein MRIVAVYSHLNGLEHIKVHKEYIWTEIQDVIAQTNAELCKTKVSKEKTMKGKLLYSPDDMNKSIRSAFEKREWKQQRTSYWVTEDAKLIRKTMKMPPEEQKAEILASGHKAIYSYNQTDFVKERVAVEVQFGKYSFVAYDLFVKHMAFYVGDLIDVGVEILPMKELQAEMSSGPGYYESELYNLIREGRGVPAVPLILVGVAQ
- a CDS encoding thiamine pyrophosphate-binding protein; this translates as MATITGGELIVKCLKKEGVKRIFAIIDAFYNPVIANVGKYDIRWIGPRHEAAAVHMAEGVFKTTGEIPVVMAGAGPGTANLLSGMICAREEGVPVVAISSQCRQEVIYPCKPGVFQGTEQYDFFKPVTKWNAVVHSWERIPEIIQRAFREAVSGRPGPVHVDVPYTVSYAEGEESKVRILEPHQYRATAPEPSEKQIEEVAKLIKGAKNPLLMAGTGVLNSGGWEDFMGLVELLNCPATTTMAARSAIPNDHSNYIFGYGKGALTARTEADVVLAVGTRLGDMDLPFKKYWGDPDKQKIIQVDIDPRNIGANWPIHMGVVGDAKAMVKALGGKLKEMGVKPSDGKMVKQYKDMDDEWWQEQTGHIKDYAGEKIHPAHSVQTARKVFPPDAINIGDGGNTSLFNAFFTPYTKPRTSLGLFEFGHLGIGIPYAIGAKVANPDKDVYVIVGDGAAGFNFMEMVTAVREKIKITVMVHAEESWCMEEIGQLMEFGDPSKLVGCKQYPIRWDKVAEGLGCYSEYVDKIENLEDAIRRAKDSELPAVLCVKTDKQSNLIPPGAEQFEQVYTGVPEEQG
- a CDS encoding rhomboid family intramembrane serine protease, coding for MIPLKDNVPSQRIPFVNYILIGLNVLVFFVELAQGQQINEFIYRFGLVPSWVTAGIYGPRYEILPFFTSMFLHGGWMHIIGNMLFLWIFGDNVEDRMGHFFYVLFYLGSGIGASLLHIATAPGSTIPTVGASGAIAGVMGAYLVLYPRARVLTAVIIIYIIRTMEIPAIVFLGLWFLMQFIMGIATAASTGATGGIAFWAHVGGFVVGIAGGGIAKLFTRGGRPRRLSGRPDVEVITKEGKRYWH
- a CDS encoding site-specific DNA-methyltransferase, giving the protein MKNIGFTSNFDLNANVVLFEGDCLDLLSQIPNGLIKLVVTSPPYNLGKPYEKRLDLEEYLNQQRKVIKECYRVLNDHGSICWQIGNFVDNGEIIPLDIVLYPIFSELGLKLRNRIVWHFGHGLHASKRFSGRYEVILWFTKGNDYTFNLDPIRVPQKYPEKKHFKGPKRGQLSGNPLGKNPTDIWEIPNVKANHIEKTMHPCQFPVELIERLVLAMTDEGDWVFDPFIGVGTTAIASIIHNRRAIGAEVMPEYIEIAKERLNLAEKGELKVRPIDRSVYDPKTPKKNIPPKIIKLWPEPSQEDLFEKEIERGREKK
- a CDS encoding universal stress protein encodes the protein MFPIKKILCTTDFSDPSFKALIAAREMAEKFKASLMILHVVEEIPVLPALPTNPAIDVPLYQEKLEEMAMITLETVVKDKIGEKASPELIIGRGKAAETIVETAVEKGANLIVIGTHGETGFRHFVLGSVTEKVVRLAKCPVLTVHAAD
- a CDS encoding TetR family transcriptional regulator C-terminal domain-containing protein, whose amino-acid sequence is MKPKKISDIRKQEIVESFYQVMKKEGFKGSSIAKIAKHMEVHPSLITHYYKKKDDLVLDLVDNLLSRYEEMYAVRFENVTDPKMRFRLLLDLVFGPEWGPLIDNRVFFECYSLSLRDGRLKDRLKKMYLRFKKILIVEINSYMEHGVIRGIDPNKAANFIIALVEGIDYYRNILDDENRVQLDELRQYLKEIVVNTLEKQ